One segment of Natronosalvus halobius DNA contains the following:
- a CDS encoding sensor histidine kinase yields the protein MALGAAYVALSVFPAVFPGSEELPRGALLIVVVLTAGPGLVLLYGGYRLAQSSVHAALYGRIAGWCLGAIGVMATIFAISSLVSDLASVVPNVLILTALSALAGFGLGVYDAQARTRAREAEQRSHELAYQNNRLESFAGMLAHELRNPLTIAKGYHEQSRPRDEDAARQVALAHERIEEMIDILLVIVRESPVHVDESRINLTDVAEQAWDATEETATATLVLDTDRSIRGDAVHLHHLLANLFQNSLEHAHEGVTVRVGDLEDGFYVEDDGPGIPPETHSQVVEPGFTTSSRGTGLGLTLVTQLAAIYDWDWALSESRDGGARFEFTEVDLV from the coding sequence ATGGCACTCGGCGCCGCGTACGTCGCGTTATCCGTTTTTCCCGCCGTTTTTCCCGGGAGCGAGGAGCTACCACGGGGCGCCCTGCTGATCGTCGTCGTCCTGACGGCCGGTCCTGGACTGGTTCTACTCTACGGCGGCTATCGACTGGCACAATCGTCGGTTCACGCGGCGCTCTACGGCCGGATCGCCGGCTGGTGTCTCGGCGCGATCGGGGTCATGGCAACCATCTTCGCCATCTCGAGTCTCGTCAGCGACCTGGCGAGTGTCGTCCCGAACGTGTTGATCCTCACCGCGCTGAGCGCCCTCGCCGGTTTCGGACTGGGTGTCTACGACGCTCAGGCACGGACGCGGGCGCGGGAGGCCGAGCAAAGGAGCCACGAACTCGCCTATCAGAACAATCGACTGGAGAGTTTCGCGGGTATGCTCGCCCACGAACTTCGGAACCCGCTGACGATCGCCAAGGGCTACCACGAGCAGTCGCGCCCGCGAGACGAAGATGCCGCCAGACAGGTGGCACTCGCTCACGAGCGCATCGAGGAGATGATCGATATTCTCCTCGTCATCGTCCGTGAATCGCCCGTACACGTAGACGAGAGCCGGATCAACCTCACGGACGTGGCCGAACAGGCGTGGGACGCCACCGAGGAAACGGCGACGGCCACGCTCGTCCTCGATACTGACCGATCGATTCGCGGCGACGCGGTGCACCTGCATCACCTGCTGGCGAACCTCTTTCAGAACAGTCTGGAGCACGCTCACGAGGGTGTGACCGTTCGCGTCGGTGACCTCGAGGACGGCTTCTACGTGGAGGACGACGGCCCCGGTATCCCGCCGGAGACCCACAGCCAGGTCGTCGAGCCGGGTTTTACGACGAGTTCGCGCGGGACGGGACTCGGTCTAACGCTCGTCACCCAGCTAGCCGCGATCTACGACTGGGACTGGGCGCTCTCCGAGAGTAGAGATGGCGGAGCCCGATTCGAGTTCACCGAGGTCGACCTCGTGTAA